The segment CACCTTTCGTGAATTGTTCGTCCAGTTCATAATCTTCCGGATGCGTAATGACAAAATCAGCTTCGCCCCATGCATTGATCCACTGTGCAAAACTGTTGCTCACACATTGCGGCAACGGTTTTATATGAGGAGCCCAGGTCAAAACGATTTTAGGTTTACGTTTCTCTTTGAATGTTTCAGTGATGGTGATAATGTCTGTCAGTGATTGTAATGGATGCAATGTTGAACTTTCTAAGCTTACAACTGGTACACCTGCATATTTAATGAACTGTTTAATGAACAGTTCGCTGTAATCATCTTTTTTATTTTGCAAAGAAGGAAATGTGCGGATAGCCAACACATCAAAATAATTTCCAAGAATTGGAGCAGCATCTTTTACATGCTCGACTGTTGTACCGCTCATGATGGCTTCTTCTTCAAACTCCCAGGTCCAACCTTCGCTGCCTACATTAAAAACGATCGGCTTCATACCAAGATTCTCGGCAGCAACCTGTGTACTTAATCGTGTGCGTAAGCTGGGATTTAAGAAGATAAGACCAATACGTTTGCCCTTACCCAATTCCTGATCTTTCAGCGGATTGGCTTTATAGGCTAATGCCTTTTCAACAAAAGCATTAATGTCTTTTACATCATGAACGGAAATAAACTGTTTCAATCTCATTTATGTTAAATCAGTAAAAAATCATTTACAATTATCCTTTCATCGCTTCAAGTTCTTCCTTCACTGCATCAATAAACATTTCTGCATCTCTTTTCTTCAAACCGAGACTTGGCAACAAACGGATCACATTGGGTTTTGCTTCGCCGGTGAATATCTTTTGATTGAGCAATAAATGTTTCTTCAGGTCTTTGTATTCTTCCGGTACATCAAAGCCAATCATTAAACCACGGCCACGAACATTTTCAAGTTCTTCGATCTTTTCTAATTCTTCACGGAGATATTTTCCGATCATGACAGCGTTGCCCATCAATTTTTCTTCTTCCATTACCTCCAGCACCGCTAATGCAGCAGCACATGCTAAATGATTACCACCGAAGGTTGTGCCTAACTGAAAATGTTTTGGTTTAATATGTGGTGCAATGATGATTCCGCCAATAGGGAAACCATTGCCCATACCTTTTGCCATGCTGTAGATATCGGCATTTACACCTGCAAAATCATGACTGAAAAACTTACCGCTACGGCCATAACCACATTGCACACTATCAGCAATATAAACGGCACCGTACTGATCGCAGAGTGAGCGTATTTTTTTGAGGAATGAATTTTCAGCAACATTAATACCACCAACACCTTGAATACCTTCAATGATCACCGAAGAAATTTCATCGCCTTGTTTTTTGAAACAAGCTTCCAAAGCTGCTTCATCATTAAGTGGAAGAAAGATCACATTATCGGTTTCATTTACTGGGGCGATATAGTTTTTATTATCAGTTACACTTACAGCAAGCGATGTTCTTCCATGGAACGCTTTCTTAAATGCCACAATTTTTTTGCGACCGTTGTGAAAGCTTGCAAGTTTCAGAGCATTCTCATTTGCTTCTGCTCCTGAGTTGCAAAGGAAAAGTTGGAAATCTTCTTTACCACTTGCTTTACCAAGCTTTGCTGCTAATTCTTCCTGCAACGGAATTTTAATAG is part of the Lacibacter sediminis genome and harbors:
- a CDS encoding Rossmann-fold NAD(P)-binding domain-containing protein, coding for MRLKQFISVHDVKDINAFVEKALAYKANPLKDQELGKGKRIGLIFLNPSLRTRLSTQVAAENLGMKPIVFNVGSEGWTWEFEEEAIMSGTTVEHVKDAAPILGNYFDVLAIRTFPSLQNKKDDYSELFIKQFIKYAGVPVVSLESSTLHPLQSLTDIITITETFKEKRKPKIVLTWAPHIKPLPQCVSNSFAQWINAWGEADFVITHPEDYELDEQFTKGATITHNQDEALKDADFVYVKNWSTYTDYGRIYCNDPAWMLTEEKLKTTNNAKVMHCLPVRRNVELSDEVLDSSNSIVTQQASNRVWAAQTVLAEILKGNG
- a CDS encoding aspartate aminotransferase family protein, which translates into the protein MQLFDVYPINNIAISKAKGSYVWDDQGEQYLDLYGGHAVISIGHTHPHWVKRIEEQLNKIAFYSNSIKIPLQEELAAKLGKASGKEDFQLFLCNSGAEANENALKLASFHNGRKKIVAFKKAFHGRTSLAVSVTDNKNYIAPVNETDNVIFLPLNDEAALEACFKKQGDEISSVIIEGIQGVGGINVAENSFLKKIRSLCDQYGAVYIADSVQCGYGRSGKFFSHDFAGVNADIYSMAKGMGNGFPIGGIIIAPHIKPKHFQLGTTFGGNHLACAAALAVLEVMEEEKLMGNAVMIGKYLREELEKIEELENVRGRGLMIGFDVPEEYKDLKKHLLLNQKIFTGEAKPNVIRLLPSLGLKKRDAEMFIDAVKEELEAMKG